The following proteins are encoded in a genomic region of Streptomyces collinus Tu 365:
- a CDS encoding (2Fe-2S)-binding protein → MTSENRPGPRSEITLRVNGKPHTLLVDHRRVLLDLLREDLDLTGSKKGCDQGQCGACTVLVDGRRLNSCLLLAVTLDGSEVTTVEGLAGDGEQPHPLQRAFLDRDAFQCGYCTPGQICSAVGMLAEAAAGHPSHVTDPAAPSGRPVPLDRAEIRERLSGNLCRCGAYPRIVEAVEDVIR, encoded by the coding sequence ATGACCAGCGAAAACCGGCCCGGTCCGCGCTCGGAGATCACCCTCCGGGTCAACGGCAAACCCCACACCCTGCTCGTCGACCACCGGCGGGTACTGCTGGACCTGCTCCGCGAGGACCTCGACCTCACCGGGTCCAAGAAGGGCTGCGACCAGGGCCAGTGCGGTGCCTGCACCGTCCTGGTCGACGGGCGGCGCCTCAACAGCTGCCTGCTGCTCGCCGTCACCCTCGACGGCAGCGAGGTCACCACCGTCGAGGGCCTCGCCGGCGACGGCGAGCAGCCGCACCCGCTGCAACGGGCCTTCCTCGACCGCGACGCCTTCCAGTGCGGCTACTGCACCCCCGGCCAGATCTGCTCCGCCGTCGGCATGCTCGCCGAGGCGGCGGCCGGCCACCCCTCGCACGTCACCGACCCCGCCGCCCCCTCCGGCCGGCCCGTCCCGCTCGACCGGGCCGAGATCCGCGAGCGGCTCAGCGGCAACCTGTGCCGCTGCGGCGCCTACCCGCGCATCGTCGAGGCAGTGGAGGACGTGATCCGGTGA
- a CDS encoding ABC transporter ATP-binding protein: protein MSMETTAWTQLHSVMNAQQERRPFARATLRRIAAFARPHRAGIVRFVLLGVVTALLAVATPVLAGRVVDAIVAGHDSRTVVRLSLLIALVALAEAGLGVLGRRLSSTLGEGLILDLRTAVFDHVQRMPVAFFTRTRTGALVSRLNNDVIGAQRAFANTLSGVVTNLVTLLLTLAVMLTLSWQITLLALVLLPVFVLPARRMGSRMARMQREAAALNAAMGTRMTERFSAPGATLVKLFGRPEEESAEFAARARRVRDIGVRTATAQSVFITSLTLVSALALALVYGLGGWFALHGTLQAGAVVSLALLLTRLYAPLTALAGARVEVMSALVSFERVFEVLDLKPLIEEKPDAVAVPEGPVAVEFDDVRFAYPSADQVSLASLEEVATLDSRGGAEVLHGISFRAEPGETVALVGSSGAGKSTIAQLLPRLYDADTGAVRIGGVDVRDLTAVSLRATLGMVTQDGHLFHDTVRANLLLARPAAGDEELWDALGRARLAEVVRSLPDGLDTVVGERGYRLSGGERQRMTIARLLLARQRVVILDEATAHLDNTSEAAVQEALTEALEGRTAVVIAHRLSTVRAADKILVVEAGRIVERGTHEELLAAGGRYAELHRTQFAERDGGVPAI, encoded by the coding sequence CCGCCCCTTCGCCCGCGCCACGCTGCGCCGCATCGCCGCCTTCGCCCGCCCGCACCGCGCGGGCATCGTCCGCTTCGTGCTGCTCGGGGTGGTGACCGCGCTGCTCGCCGTGGCCACCCCGGTGCTCGCCGGCCGCGTCGTCGACGCGATCGTGGCGGGCCACGACTCCCGGACCGTGGTACGGCTCTCGCTGCTGATCGCGCTCGTCGCGCTGGCCGAGGCGGGGCTCGGCGTCCTCGGCCGGCGTCTGTCGTCGACGCTGGGGGAGGGCCTCATCCTGGATCTGCGCACGGCCGTGTTCGATCATGTGCAGCGCATGCCCGTCGCGTTCTTCACACGTACCCGTACGGGCGCGCTGGTCAGCCGGCTCAACAACGACGTGATCGGTGCCCAGCGCGCGTTCGCCAACACGCTCTCAGGGGTGGTGACCAACCTGGTCACGCTGCTGCTCACGCTCGCCGTGATGCTCACCCTGTCCTGGCAGATCACCCTGCTCGCGCTGGTGCTGCTGCCGGTGTTCGTGCTGCCCGCGCGGCGCATGGGCAGCCGGATGGCCCGCATGCAGCGGGAGGCGGCCGCGCTGAACGCGGCCATGGGCACCCGGATGACCGAACGCTTCTCCGCGCCCGGCGCCACCCTGGTCAAGCTGTTCGGCCGCCCCGAGGAGGAGTCGGCCGAGTTCGCCGCCCGGGCCCGCCGGGTCCGTGACATCGGCGTGCGCACGGCGACCGCCCAGTCGGTGTTCATCACCTCCCTCACCCTGGTCTCGGCGCTCGCGCTGGCCCTCGTCTACGGCCTCGGCGGCTGGTTCGCGCTGCACGGCACCCTGCAGGCGGGCGCCGTGGTCTCCCTCGCCCTGCTGCTGACCCGGCTCTACGCCCCGCTCACCGCGCTCGCCGGGGCCCGGGTCGAGGTGATGAGCGCGCTGGTCAGCTTCGAGCGGGTCTTCGAGGTGCTCGACCTCAAGCCGCTCATCGAGGAGAAGCCGGACGCCGTGGCGGTCCCCGAGGGCCCGGTCGCGGTCGAGTTCGACGACGTGCGCTTCGCCTATCCGTCCGCCGACCAGGTCTCCCTCGCCTCCCTGGAGGAGGTCGCCACCCTCGACAGCCGGGGTGGCGCCGAGGTCCTGCACGGCATCTCGTTCCGCGCCGAACCCGGCGAGACCGTGGCCCTCGTCGGCTCCTCGGGCGCCGGCAAGTCCACCATCGCCCAGCTCCTGCCGCGCCTGTACGACGCCGACACGGGCGCCGTCCGCATCGGCGGCGTCGACGTCCGCGACCTGACCGCCGTCTCGCTGCGCGCCACCCTCGGCATGGTCACCCAGGACGGCCACCTCTTCCACGACACCGTCCGCGCCAACCTGCTGCTGGCCCGCCCGGCGGCCGGCGACGAGGAGCTGTGGGACGCGCTCGGCCGCGCCCGCCTCGCCGAGGTCGTACGGTCCCTGCCGGACGGCCTGGACACCGTGGTCGGCGAGCGCGGCTACCGGCTCTCCGGCGGCGAGCGCCAGCGCATGACCATCGCCCGGCTGCTGCTGGCCCGCCAGCGCGTGGTCATCCTCGACGAGGCCACCGCGCACCTGGACAACACCTCGGAGGCGGCGGTGCAGGAGGCGCTGACCGAGGCCCTGGAGGGCCGCACCGCCGTGGTGATCGCCCACCGGCTGTCCACCGTCCGGGCCGCCGACAAGATACTCGTCGTGGAGGCCGGCCGGATCGTGGAGCGGGGCACGCACGAGGAACTCCTCGCGGCGGGCGGCCGGTACGCGGAGCTGCACCGGACGCAGTTCGCCGAGCGGGACGGCGGGGTGCCGGCGATCTGA